The window AATCATATTTTTCGCATACACTCTTTGCCACTGTTCAGGCTGATTGTTTCCTTCAACACCCCAATGCATATACACTAGCACTATATCGGCAGTAGCTGATTCTCGCTCAATGGCTTGTAGAACTAAGTCAGGTTGATACGCACTTGCAATAACAGGTCGATCTTTTGCTTCATACCAGTGAACAGATGGCAAAAATCGTGAAAAACCTAAAAATTTGATTGTTCTCCCTTTATGTTCTATAGATAATGCTTCATAGGCTTCCGCTTTTGACTCCCCAGCACCAAAATAGGAGAGGTCATGTTCTTCTAAATAATGTATCGTATCGTAAAATCCTACTTCTTGATAATCAAGTGCATGATTGTTAGCTAAGCTAACTATATCAAATCCAGCATTTTTTACCCCTTTTAATGCGATTGGATCTGAACGAAAATTATAAAGTTGAACGGTGTCTTTTTCCCCGCGTGTTGTCACAGCGGTTTCTAAATTCAAAACAGCTAAATCAGCTTCTTGTACTTTGTCTTTAATATGTTTAAAGGGGTAATCTGGTCCATATGTTTGAATAGCGGTTTTTACTGACCAATCAAATAAAGTATCACCTGCAAATATAATCGATATTGGTTCTTTTTCGGCATAGATAAATGAACGTGCAGGGAGGTCTTTTTTTTCTATGTTCGCTTCGAATTCAGAATTGAAAGTAACATAATAAGGAGTTTTAGAGTTGGATGGGGCCGTGAAGAAAAGAGAGGCAAGCCCAATCATGATAACGATAGATATGGGTGCTAAATATGTTTTCATATTATCCTCCTTTCTAATCATAATCACACTCATACATATGATGAAGTAGAAAGGAATAGAAGATAGATTTCACATTTTTAATAGAGACATGTGGCAACAATTTACTTGGATTATTGCTAAAACTATAACGGTTGATGAATAGTTCTTACAACATCTTCAGAAGGAATCATTACGGTAATATAATATTTACAATAAAAAAGAACCCGATATATAATATCGAGTTCTTCTACTAATCAGTATGTTTTTTCAAACGACGATAGATTGTTCCCGGTGATACGTCATACATTTCTGCAATTGTTTTAACTGATAAGCCTTTATCTTTAAGTTCTTTCCACGTTTCTACCCATTGATTTATGTCATGACTAGATGTTAATTTACGTCTAGCTTTTACTCTCTCTCTTATGTTCATGTAAACAGTATTTGGACTCACATCATACTTTTTCGCGATATAATCGTAAGAGCAACCCTCATTATATAAATTTACCCATTGTTCAATATATGGAGCGTACAATTTTAAACTGTTAGAACTAACATTTAATTCAATGCCTAATGCCTTCCTCACGACACTAGAGTGAACATTATACGCGTTAGCAATTCGCTTAATGCTGTAACCTTTTTTAGATAAACGTCTCCAAGTAGGAGTAATATCTTGTATATCTATTTTCATATACTTCTTCACGTTTGATTTAACAGCATATTCACTTACATTGTATCTTCTTGCGATTTCCGCAAAACTGTTCCCTTGTTTTCGTTCTTCTACCCATTTTGGAATCAATTGGCGGTATGGAGATTTAGACACGAAAGTAACCTCGTCAGATATATATTTTGAAACGGTCTCAATTTGGACATTATATTGCTTAGCAATTGATGATATACTGTTCCCAGCTTCATATAAAGAGACCCATGTAGGTTTTAAATGCATATATTTCTTTGGTTTACCTTTACTTCTTTTCATATTGCTTGTCTCCTTTCCAATAAAAAACACAACCGTTTTCAGTTGTGTTTCAAACGGTAACTGGCTGGCATAGCGAAAAGCTTTAGCCCCTATAGTTTTGCGTCACCACATTTCTGCAGCTTTGCCCTTGTCATTTTATTTGAGTGTCGTAGGAAAAGGACCGTTTAATGTTAAGTAATCATAGCAGATTCAGTTTGGTTCATCAACCATTTTTTATATACTAATTTGGGATATTGAGCCAATATTGATTGGGCTGTGTAGCGGGATAGATAGGCCCGGTTTGAATGTTTAGCAATAGGACACGTATAAGATTCATAAAATATTAATAAAAAAGCCTTGAATCGAAAATGATTTTCAATTAGAGTATATAGTGAGAATGATTCTCATATGTATAGGTGAAGGATTACTCCCTTCCAATTGAAGGGGCATCATAAGGAGAGATTCTAATATGGAATCACTTACAACGAAAGATCTAACGTTAGGATATCAAGATGACATTATTATAGATTCTTTAAATATAACAATCCCTAAGGGGAAGGTTTCCGTACTAATTGGTAGTAACGGTTGTGGAAAATCAACTCTGCTACGTTCTTTAGCACGTTTATTACAGCCTGTTAATGGTGAAGTCGTGTTAAATGGAAATGATATTGCGCGGATGAAAACGAAGGAAGTAGCGAAAAAGATGGCAGTACTTCCCCAAAGTCCTGTTACCCCAGAAGGTTTAACGGTACACCAATTAGTGAAATTAGGCCGCTATCCATATCAAACGTGGTTAAAGAAGTGGACGGAAGAAGATGAAAGTGCAGTTGAAAGAGCACTGCAATCGACAAATCTCCTTGACTTAAAAGACCGTCTTGTTGATTCATTATCGGGTGGGCAAAGACAAAGAGCGTGGATTGCTATGACATTAGCCCAAGAAACAGATATTATTTTACTTGATGAGCCTACTACGTATTTAGATATGACTCATCAAATTGATATTTTAGATTTACTATTTGAATTAAATGAAAAAGATAACCGAACGATCATTATGGTATTACATGATTTAAACTTAGCATGTCGTTATGCCGATCACATTATAGCACTACGTGATAAAAAGGTATATGCCCAAGGGAAACCAGAAGAAATTATTTCATGTGAACTTGTGCAAAATGTTTTTGACATGCGATGTGATGTTACGTATGATCCGATTTTTGGAACACCAATGTGTATACCACATGGAAGAGGACGTTGCTTACTAGCTGAAACCGTATCAAACGCACAAAATGGGTGACAAACATGGACCAACTAACTGAACTAGAAGAGCAGTTATTATCAGAGCATTTTCGCTTTTATACGAGTAAGGAATATACGATACAACCAGTGGAAGTGATTCCCGGTGTGGATATTCACATCCGGGGAAGGTTAGAACACCATTTATATCAGATGATGGACTATTTACAATCTGACTCCATCATTGCTACAGCTTCCACCTTTATGAAACGTTACGCTTATTTAATTGTTACGGCTTCTTTAGCTCCCATATCAATATTTAATAAGTCACCAAAGCTAACCTTTGATAATATTGTTTTGCTACGTATGGATAATCATAAACAATGGCTACCTACTATTCGGTTTATAGACAAGACAGTTTCCCCATTCCAAGAAGGGGACCGATTTGTTTGGCTAAAAGAAAATTGTACAACCATTTTCCGTGATCACTTGTCAGTCGTGATTGAACATATTCACCGTATTTCCAAAACACCGATACAGGTGTTGTGGGAAAATGTAGCTGTTTATTTCTATTGGTTTTATGAGAGATACGCGAATAAAATTGTTCAGAACGAGCAACAAGTAGCCATCCTGTACAATGATTTTCATACGATTGTTCAAGAGTTCGATGGAAAAGTGTTCGGCGAAAGAGAAAACCCAATTCGGCATGTATTTTATCAACGTAAGTTGCCTACTGAAGCACGTGTTCGTAAAACGTGTTGTTTAACTTATTTATTAAATGAGACAAGCTCATACTGTAAAATTTGTCCCCATCAATGTCGATAGGGGATTTTTTTGTATCGATTTTTTCTCCCATTCATACTTTTAACAATTCAACAAACAATAAGCACAGGAGGGTTGACGATGGAAAAAGAAAAATTCTATGTAGATATTGGATCAATGGAAATATCGAGATTAAAAGCTGGAGATAACAATGACTATGTCATTTATGCTACACCCGAAGAAGTAATTAAGCTTCGTGATTTATTTGATAACATGTATTCTGCAGATGGTGATGCTTTTATCCGTGCTCATATTCCGATTAAACAGTATCATCATGATGAATCAAATGACAATTATGATGAGGCAATGATTCAAATATTCCGTATGTTATATGAATTAGGGGATGAACAGACAAGAAATCATATTAAGTCCATGGAAAT of the Salirhabdus salicampi genome contains:
- a CDS encoding IucA/IucC family C-terminal-domain containing protein; this encodes MDQLTELEEQLLSEHFRFYTSKEYTIQPVEVIPGVDIHIRGRLEHHLYQMMDYLQSDSIIATASTFMKRYAYLIVTASLAPISIFNKSPKLTFDNIVLLRMDNHKQWLPTIRFIDKTVSPFQEGDRFVWLKENCTTIFRDHLSVVIEHIHRISKTPIQVLWENVAVYFYWFYERYANKIVQNEQQVAILYNDFHTIVQEFDGKVFGERENPIRHVFYQRKLPTEARVRKTCCLTYLLNETSSYCKICPHQCR
- a CDS encoding hydrolase; translated protein: MEKEKFYVDIGSMEISRLKAGDNNDYVIYATPEEVIKLRDLFDNMYSADGDAFIRAHIPIKQYHHDESNDNYDEAMIQIFRMLYELGDEQTRNHIKSMEILKNI
- a CDS encoding CapA family protein encodes the protein MKTYLAPISIVIMIGLASLFFTAPSNSKTPYYVTFNSEFEANIEKKDLPARSFIYAEKEPISIIFAGDTLFDWSVKTAIQTYGPDYPFKHIKDKVQEADLAVLNLETAVTTRGEKDTVQLYNFRSDPIALKGVKNAGFDIVSLANNHALDYQEVGFYDTIHYLEEHDLSYFGAGESKAEAYEALSIEHKGRTIKFLGFSRFLPSVHWYEAKDRPVIASAYQPDLVLQAIERESATADIVLVYMHWGVEGNNQPEQWQRVYAKNMIDAGANAIIGAHPHVLQGFEFYEGKPIAYSLGNFLFPDYVSGKTAQTGLLTLTIDKHDQLRMSFDPHVIQNNQIAPLSKEKQRDILQYLKNISYDVTMEDTNILPGR
- a CDS encoding ABC transporter ATP-binding protein, whose amino-acid sequence is MESLTTKDLTLGYQDDIIIDSLNITIPKGKVSVLIGSNGCGKSTLLRSLARLLQPVNGEVVLNGNDIARMKTKEVAKKMAVLPQSPVTPEGLTVHQLVKLGRYPYQTWLKKWTEEDESAVERALQSTNLLDLKDRLVDSLSGGQRQRAWIAMTLAQETDIILLDEPTTYLDMTHQIDILDLLFELNEKDNRTIIMVLHDLNLACRYADHIIALRDKKVYAQGKPEEIISCELVQNVFDMRCDVTYDPIFGTPMCIPHGRGRCLLAETVSNAQNG